One Tamlana carrageenivorans genomic region harbors:
- the araA gene encoding L-arabinose isomerase translates to MIDISKKEVWFITGSQDLYGPETLTQVAKNSTIIAEALNDSKAIPVQIIFKPTVKSSEEIYETLTAANQEKNCIGIITWMHTFSPAKMWIRGLTALQKPMLHLHTQFNRDIPWGTIDMDFMNLNQSAHGDREFGFMVSRLRKNRKVVVGHWSTDAVQKKIGDWTRVAAGWDDWQGAKFARFGDNMRYVAVTDGDKVEAETVFGFSVNTYAVGDLAAVINNISDDAINALIKEYEASYHMADSLLEGGKDRQSLIESARIELGLEKFLVDGNFKGFSDTFEDLHGIKQLPGIAVQRLMQKGYGFAGEGDWKTAALTRAMKVMGSGLEGGNAFMEDYTYHLDPTAPRILGSHMLEVDPVLAANKPTCEIHPLGIGGKADPVRLVFNGRAGTSLVAGLMDFGNRFRLLINKTIGEEVVEALPNLPVARVMWKPLPDFETACTAWILGGGAHHTCYSENISVEQMEDFAEMANIESLVIDENTTLSNFKMAIKTNEAFYNH, encoded by the coding sequence ATGATAGATATTTCTAAAAAGGAAGTTTGGTTTATAACTGGAAGTCAGGATTTATATGGTCCAGAAACTTTAACTCAAGTGGCCAAAAATTCAACCATTATAGCAGAAGCTTTAAATGACTCTAAAGCAATTCCTGTTCAAATTATTTTTAAGCCAACAGTAAAATCTTCTGAAGAAATTTACGAAACCTTAACCGCTGCAAATCAAGAAAAAAATTGCATAGGAATCATCACTTGGATGCATACCTTCTCTCCGGCAAAAATGTGGATTCGCGGACTTACGGCACTTCAAAAACCCATGTTGCATTTACATACTCAGTTTAATCGCGATATTCCTTGGGGAACCATCGATATGGATTTCATGAATTTAAATCAATCGGCGCATGGCGATCGCGAATTTGGATTTATGGTGAGTCGTTTGCGTAAAAATAGAAAAGTGGTTGTTGGCCATTGGTCTACAGATGCTGTACAAAAGAAAATCGGAGATTGGACGCGAGTTGCCGCTGGTTGGGATGATTGGCAAGGTGCAAAGTTTGCGCGTTTTGGAGATAATATGCGTTATGTTGCCGTAACCGATGGGGATAAAGTGGAAGCAGAAACAGTGTTTGGTTTTTCAGTAAACACGTATGCTGTAGGTGATTTAGCAGCCGTGATAAATAACATTTCCGATGATGCTATAAATGCACTAATTAAAGAATATGAAGCTTCTTATCACATGGCAGATTCTTTGTTAGAAGGCGGGAAAGACAGACAATCTCTTATAGAATCGGCACGTATAGAATTAGGACTGGAGAAGTTTTTAGTAGATGGAAATTTTAAAGGTTTTAGCGATACGTTTGAAGATTTACACGGTATTAAACAATTGCCAGGCATCGCCGTACAACGTCTTATGCAAAAAGGCTATGGTTTTGCTGGCGAAGGCGATTGGAAAACAGCAGCATTAACCCGTGCCATGAAAGTGATGGGATCTGGTTTAGAAGGCGGTAATGCTTTTATGGAAGACTACACTTATCATTTAGATCCAACAGCACCAAGAATTTTAGGGTCGCACATGCTAGAAGTCGATCCTGTTTTGGCAGCAAATAAACCAACCTGCGAAATTCATCCTTTAGGAATTGGCGGAAAAGCAGATCCTGTGCGTTTAGTTTTTAACGGAAGAGCAGGCACTTCACTTGTAGCTGGTTTAATGGATTTTGGAAATCGATTTAGATTATTAATCAATAAAACCATTGGAGAAGAAGTGGTAGAAGCCTTACCTAACTTACCAGTAGCTCGAGTAATGTGGAAACCATTACCAGATTTTGAAACAGCTTGTACGGCATGGATTTTAGGTGGCGGAGCGCATCATACCTGTTACAGTGAAAATATTTCGGTTGAACAGATGGAAGATTTTGCTGAAATGGCCAACATAGAATCCTTAGTTATTGATGAAAATACAACGCTAAGTAATTTTAAAATGGCTATTAAAACCAACGAAGCGTTTTATAATCATTAA
- a CDS encoding arabinan endo-1,5-alpha-L-arabinosidase, with product MKLTKKFFVLAAFFSFLVACAQDKPITHDPVVAKQGDTYYLFCTGPGITSFTSKDLKTWTQEAPVFAESPKWAKGVAPGFNGHIWAPDITFHNGMYYLYYSISAFGKNTSAIGLVTNSTLDSKDKNYKWEDQGIVIQSVPGRDLWNAIDPNLIFDEAGTPWLAFGSFWNGLKMVKLTDNLKDLAQPEVWYTIARRDRDKTLDDSEPGNAALEGPFIFKKGAYYYQFLSWDYCCRGEESTYKLVVGRSKTVTGPYVDKDGKALNEGGGSLVIEGNKNWYGVGHNSVFTFDGKDYTFMHGYDASDKALPKLIVKEITWVDGWPTVKPLD from the coding sequence ATGAAATTAACTAAAAAATTCTTCGTATTAGCTGCGTTTTTTAGCTTTCTAGTGGCTTGTGCTCAAGATAAACCCATTACCCACGACCCCGTGGTGGCCAAACAAGGCGATACTTATTATCTGTTTTGTACAGGACCTGGGATTACAAGTTTTACGTCTAAAGATTTAAAAACCTGGACCCAAGAAGCACCTGTTTTTGCTGAAAGTCCGAAATGGGCTAAGGGTGTAGCACCAGGGTTTAACGGCCATATTTGGGCGCCAGATATTACGTTTCATAACGGCATGTATTATCTGTACTACTCTATTTCAGCCTTTGGAAAAAACACGTCTGCTATAGGTTTAGTTACCAATTCAACTTTAGATTCAAAAGACAAAAATTATAAATGGGAAGATCAAGGCATTGTTATTCAATCTGTACCTGGTAGAGATTTATGGAATGCCATCGATCCGAATTTAATTTTCGACGAAGCGGGTACGCCATGGTTAGCCTTTGGTTCGTTTTGGAACGGACTTAAAATGGTAAAGTTAACAGACAATTTAAAAGACTTGGCCCAACCTGAAGTGTGGTACACTATTGCAAGACGCGATCGAGATAAGACATTAGATGATTCGGAGCCCGGAAATGCGGCTTTAGAAGGACCTTTCATCTTTAAAAAAGGCGCATATTATTATCAGTTTTTATCTTGGGACTATTGCTGTCGTGGAGAGGAAAGCACTTACAAATTAGTTGTTGGTCGCTCTAAAACAGTAACAGGACCTTATGTTGATAAAGACGGAAAAGCCCTAAACGAAGGTGGCGGATCTTTAGTTATTGAGGGCAACAAAAACTGGTATGGCGTAGGGCATAATAGTGTGTTTACTTTTGATGGTAAAGATTATACGTTTATGCATGGTTACGATGCTAGCGATAAAGCATTGCCAAAATTAATTGTTAAAGAAATAACGTGGGTAGACGGCTGGCCAACCGTAAAACCTTTGGATTAA
- a CDS encoding ribulokinase, which produces MKTYVIGLDYGSDSVRAVLIDTQNGAELASEVYWYPRWKAQQYCNPSENLFRQHPLDHIEGLEHTITSVVKQSEVNPETVVGICIDTTGSSPMPLNEAGVPLALVDGFKENPNAMMVLWKDHTSVNEANEINELARSWGGEDYTKYEGGIYSSEWFWAKILHIAREDKAIKNAAYTWMEHCDFITYLLADNKDLKSFKRSRCAAGHKAMWHESWGGLPAKEFLFKLDPYLSDLRDRLYDDTFTSNETAGHLNEAWATKLGLTTKCVIAVGTFDAHSGAVGAKVDNNTLVRVMGTSTCDIMVSSYETLGDICVKGICGQVDGSVIPGMIGLEAGQSAFGDVLAWFKGILYWPIDNLVLTSAILTDDQKQKLQEELDAKFIRTLAEQAEKIPHAVAVPMALDWVNGRRTPDANQELKAALSGLSLGTKAPHVFKALVNAICFGSKMIVDRFESEGVKIESVIGIGGVARKSPFIMQTLANVLNRPIKVAESDQAPALGAAIYAAVASGIYKDVIEASKVMGSDFEAEYYPKANEFETYAALMESYKELAEFVEKTIKK; this is translated from the coding sequence ATGAAAACATACGTAATAGGCTTAGATTATGGCTCCGATTCTGTAAGAGCCGTTTTAATAGATACTCAAAATGGTGCCGAATTGGCATCGGAAGTTTACTGGTACCCAAGATGGAAAGCACAGCAATATTGCAACCCTAGTGAGAACTTGTTTAGGCAACATCCATTAGATCATATTGAAGGTTTAGAGCACACCATAACTTCAGTTGTCAAGCAAAGTGAAGTAAACCCAGAAACCGTTGTGGGGATCTGTATCGATACCACGGGTTCGTCACCAATGCCATTAAATGAAGCCGGGGTGCCCTTAGCTTTGGTTGATGGTTTTAAAGAAAACCCAAATGCCATGATGGTGCTTTGGAAAGATCATACCTCGGTAAATGAAGCCAATGAGATTAATGAATTGGCTAGATCTTGGGGAGGTGAAGATTATACAAAATATGAAGGCGGTATTTATTCTTCAGAATGGTTTTGGGCAAAAATATTACACATTGCGAGAGAAGATAAAGCCATTAAGAATGCTGCTTATACTTGGATGGAACATTGCGATTTTATCACCTATTTATTAGCCGATAATAAGGATTTAAAAAGCTTTAAAAGAAGCCGTTGTGCAGCAGGACATAAAGCCATGTGGCACGAAAGCTGGGGAGGTTTACCTGCTAAAGAATTCCTATTTAAATTGGATCCGTATTTATCAGATTTAAGAGACCGTTTGTATGATGATACGTTTACTTCTAATGAAACCGCTGGACATTTAAATGAAGCTTGGGCTACAAAATTAGGCTTGACTACAAAATGTGTGATTGCTGTAGGTACCTTCGATGCACATTCTGGAGCTGTGGGTGCCAAAGTAGATAACAATACTTTAGTGCGTGTTATGGGAACTTCAACCTGCGATATAATGGTCTCTTCGTATGAGACACTGGGCGATATCTGTGTGAAAGGAATTTGCGGCCAAGTTGATGGTTCGGTAATTCCTGGCATGATTGGTTTAGAGGCAGGACAATCTGCATTTGGAGATGTATTGGCTTGGTTTAAAGGTATCTTGTATTGGCCAATAGATAATTTGGTTTTGACTTCAGCCATATTGACCGACGATCAAAAGCAGAAACTTCAAGAAGAACTGGATGCTAAATTCATTAGAACTTTAGCTGAACAAGCTGAAAAAATACCACATGCTGTAGCAGTACCTATGGCATTAGATTGGGTTAACGGAAGGCGCACGCCCGATGCCAATCAAGAGCTTAAGGCTGCATTATCAGGGCTGTCATTAGGGACTAAAGCACCGCATGTTTTTAAAGCTTTAGTAAATGCCATTTGTTTTGGTTCTAAAATGATTGTAGATCGATTTGAAAGCGAAGGCGTGAAAATAGAATCTGTTATTGGTATTGGCGGTGTGGCTAGAAAGTCGCCATTCATCATGCAAACTTTAGCCAATGTATTAAATAGACCTATAAAAGTTGCCGAATCCGATCAAGCACCCGCTTTAGGAGCCGCTATTTATGCCGCTGTTGCCTCTGGTATTTATAAAGATGTCATTGAAGCTAGTAAGGTTATGGGAAGCGATTTTGAAGCTGAATATTATCCTAAAGCTAATGAATTTGAAACTTATGCTGCCTTAATGGAATCGTATAAGGAATTGGCAGAATTTGTTGAAAAAACGATTAAAAAGTAA
- a CDS encoding MFS transporter, which yields MKSENQKLSVLEKVGYGSGDAAVNVVISSMFLIITFFYTDVFGLKPKDMAVLFLLVRLIDAITDPLMGLITDKVSTKWGRYRHYFLFLAVPFGISVFLTFSTPDFDYAGKMIYAYVTYIFVTIMFTSVTIPYISLIGVLTSDPKERLSANGYRLFFAKIAAFLVSIVVPILAEKLGKDDIGKGYQLAMGIMALLGTALLLFCFFTTKERVAHKVEDKPLKEQFKLLIKNGQWTLLFGVCFFGTVGYVIRNSVAIFYAKYFLGGDASVQSTFMATGVTAAILAMPASTYITKRYCKVKLFRWSQLAVGVISLIMLLFVKPGDIMIAYVLYFILSFVVDLHAPVFWSAIAEAVDYGHAESGKRVSGLSFGGISFAQKFGMGIAGAVVGYLLDFFEYVPKADTQSDYALWGIALMLTVIPGIFHVIMGGLMFRYKITDTYYETIKTKLNI from the coding sequence ATGAAATCAGAAAATCAAAAATTAAGCGTGCTTGAAAAAGTTGGATATGGTTCTGGGGACGCCGCTGTAAATGTGGTGATATCATCCATGTTCCTTATTATTACTTTTTTCTATACCGATGTATTTGGATTAAAGCCAAAGGATATGGCGGTTTTGTTTCTGCTGGTAAGGCTTATTGATGCCATTACCGATCCATTAATGGGACTTATTACCGATAAAGTATCAACCAAATGGGGGCGGTATAGACATTATTTCTTGTTTTTAGCCGTGCCTTTTGGGATTTCAGTTTTCCTAACCTTTTCTACACCAGATTTCGATTATGCAGGTAAAATGATTTATGCTTATGTAACCTACATATTTGTAACCATCATGTTTACTTCGGTAACCATACCCTATATTTCTTTAATTGGTGTTTTAACTAGCGACCCTAAAGAGCGGTTATCTGCGAATGGTTATCGTCTATTTTTTGCTAAAATTGCGGCGTTTTTAGTGTCGATTGTGGTACCCATTTTAGCTGAAAAACTAGGTAAAGATGATATAGGCAAGGGGTATCAACTGGCTATGGGTATTATGGCATTATTGGGCACAGCATTATTGCTATTTTGTTTTTTTACCACTAAGGAACGTGTAGCGCATAAAGTTGAAGATAAACCTTTAAAAGAACAGTTTAAACTGCTCATTAAAAATGGGCAATGGACTTTATTGTTTGGGGTTTGTTTTTTTGGTACCGTTGGTTATGTTATTCGTAACTCGGTTGCCATTTTTTATGCTAAATATTTTTTAGGTGGCGATGCGAGCGTACAATCTACTTTTATGGCAACAGGGGTTACAGCAGCCATTTTGGCCATGCCGGCCTCTACGTACATAACAAAGCGATATTGTAAAGTAAAATTGTTTAGATGGTCCCAATTAGCCGTTGGAGTTATTAGCTTAATAATGTTACTTTTTGTAAAACCAGGCGATATCATGATTGCTTACGTTTTGTATTTTATCTTATCGTTTGTGGTGGATTTACATGCACCCGTTTTTTGGTCGGCTATTGCAGAAGCGGTTGATTACGGTCATGCAGAATCAGGGAAACGTGTATCGGGCTTGTCTTTTGGAGGGATTTCTTTCGCTCAAAAATTTGGAATGGGCATCGCAGGTGCTGTGGTAGGGTATTTATTAGACTTTTTTGAATATGTACCAAAAGCAGATACACAAAGTGATTATGCGCTTTGGGGAATTGCGTTAATGTTAACAGTTATCCCAGGAATATTTCACGTGATTATGGGCGGATTAATGTTTCGTTACAAAATTACAGACACCTACTATGAGACTATAAAAACGAAATTAAACATATAA
- a CDS encoding glycoside hydrolase family 127 protein, whose protein sequence is MQHTYLKSLWLGLGLFCAVHTTAQESVALFPLNQVTVTSGVFKDAALTDFNYIQDLNPDRLLNPFLREAGLKPKAESYTNWENTGLDGHTLGHYLSALSMYYASTKDTKANALIIYVLAELQKVQQANGNGYIGGIPESNTLWSEIKQGHINAGSFSLNDKWVPLYNIHKTFAGLKDAWVFAEKPEAKTMLIALTDWFIGVTKNLSESQIQDMLRSEHGGLNEVFADVYQISGEKKYLDLAKRFSEQALLNPLSANQDVLTGMHANTQIPKFIGFERISQLDHDQKYHQSALNFFNNVVNQRTLSIGGNSVREHFNPIDDFSEVLSGEQGPETCNTYNMLKLSKMLFEDTANSGYIDFYERGLYNHILSSQNPKGGFVYFTPMRPGHYRVYSQPETSFWCCVGSGMENHTKYNELIYAKHKDALYVNLFIPSQVSWNEKGATLTQNTDFPEVPSTELVWSSKKNVQTTLMLRYPEWVTAGTLKLYLNGKLQNIAGTPGSYIPIRRIWKNGDTIKMEVPMHLSVEDIPDQSGYVSVKYGPIVLAAVTGDANQDGLFADDSRGGHVASGPFLPLTESPMFVTEKNENILNKIKAVSGKPLEFSAEDLIQPSAYKHLILQPFYKIHEKRYAIYFKKESPRGLEKMQQTLAEKQKAEAYLRTITVDFIAPGEQQPESDHGIESNQSHTGVNQNRHWRDATGWFSYQLKNNDKAAKALRVTYFGKDANRNFKILINGKQIANPKLKGGKGDVFFDVDYEIPADLAKSSDILKLRFEAELGSVTAGIYGVRLINVAID, encoded by the coding sequence ATGCAGCATACTTATTTAAAATCTTTATGGCTAGGTTTAGGATTGTTTTGTGCAGTTCACACGACGGCTCAAGAATCAGTAGCACTGTTTCCTTTAAATCAGGTTACGGTAACTTCTGGGGTTTTTAAAGATGCTGCTTTAACGGATTTCAATTACATTCAAGATTTAAATCCAGACCGATTACTTAATCCGTTTTTAAGAGAAGCTGGGTTAAAACCTAAAGCTGAATCTTATACCAATTGGGAAAATACAGGGTTAGACGGTCACACTTTAGGGCATTATTTGTCGGCTTTGTCCATGTATTATGCGTCTACAAAAGACACAAAAGCCAATGCATTAATTATTTATGTTTTGGCTGAATTACAAAAAGTACAGCAGGCTAATGGAAATGGTTATATTGGTGGAATCCCCGAAAGTAATACGCTTTGGTCAGAAATTAAGCAAGGGCATATTAATGCTGGTAGTTTTAGTTTAAATGATAAGTGGGTGCCACTTTATAATATTCATAAAACATTTGCTGGTTTAAAAGACGCTTGGGTGTTTGCAGAAAAACCTGAAGCTAAAACCATGTTAATCGCTTTAACAGATTGGTTTATAGGGGTTACAAAAAACCTTTCAGAATCACAAATCCAAGATATGTTGCGTTCGGAACACGGTGGTTTAAATGAAGTGTTTGCCGATGTGTATCAGATTTCAGGAGAAAAGAAATATCTAGATTTGGCTAAACGTTTTTCCGAACAGGCGCTGTTGAATCCTTTATCTGCAAATCAAGATGTTTTAACAGGCATGCATGCCAATACACAAATTCCGAAGTTTATTGGTTTCGAGCGTATTTCGCAACTAGATCATGACCAAAAGTACCATCAATCGGCTTTAAACTTCTTTAATAATGTTGTAAACCAACGTACTTTAAGTATTGGAGGCAACAGTGTGCGAGAACATTTTAATCCTATTGATGATTTTAGTGAAGTTTTAAGTGGCGAACAGGGGCCAGAAACCTGTAACACTTACAATATGCTCAAATTAAGTAAAATGCTTTTTGAGGATACAGCTAATTCAGGGTACATCGATTTTTACGAACGCGGACTCTATAATCATATTTTATCATCACAAAATCCTAAAGGGGGCTTTGTTTATTTCACACCAATGCGTCCAGGGCATTACCGCGTGTACTCGCAACCAGAAACTAGTTTTTGGTGCTGTGTAGGCTCGGGCATGGAGAATCATACCAAGTATAACGAATTAATTTACGCAAAACATAAGGATGCTTTGTATGTAAATTTATTTATACCTTCTCAGGTTTCTTGGAATGAAAAAGGAGCAACCCTAACACAAAATACAGACTTTCCAGAGGTGCCTTCAACCGAGTTAGTTTGGTCGAGTAAAAAGAATGTTCAAACGACACTCATGTTACGCTATCCGGAGTGGGTTACCGCAGGAACGCTAAAATTGTATTTAAATGGTAAACTTCAAAATATAGCTGGAACTCCTGGATCTTATATTCCTATTCGAAGAATTTGGAAAAACGGCGATACCATCAAAATGGAAGTGCCTATGCATTTAAGTGTTGAAGACATTCCTGATCAATCGGGTTATGTGTCTGTTAAATATGGCCCCATTGTTTTGGCAGCTGTTACAGGTGACGCCAATCAAGACGGACTGTTTGCAGATGATAGTCGAGGCGGGCATGTGGCTTCAGGACCATTTTTACCTTTAACGGAATCACCTATGTTTGTAACTGAAAAGAATGAAAATATCTTAAATAAAATTAAAGCAGTTTCAGGAAAACCATTAGAATTTTCAGCTGAAGATTTAATACAGCCTTCAGCATATAAACATTTAATATTGCAGCCTTTTTATAAAATTCACGAAAAGCGTTATGCCATATATTTCAAAAAAGAAAGCCCAAGAGGGCTTGAGAAAATGCAACAAACATTGGCAGAAAAACAAAAGGCTGAAGCCTATTTAAGAACCATAACGGTAGATTTTATTGCGCCTGGAGAACAACAACCAGAATCCGATCATGGCATTGAATCTAATCAGTCTCATACAGGAGTAAACCAAAACAGACATTGGCGTGATGCGACCGGTTGGTTTAGTTATCAGTTGAAAAATAATGATAAGGCTGCTAAAGCTTTACGTGTTACTTATTTTGGTAAAGATGCCAATCGAAATTTTAAAATTTTAATCAATGGAAAGCAAATTGCTAATCCCAAACTAAAAGGGGGTAAAGGCGATGTGTTTTTTGATGTTGATTATGAAATTCCAGCAGATTTAGCGAAGTCAAGCGACATTTTAAAATTGCGTTTTGAAGCTGAATTAGGCTCGGTAACAGCAGGTATTTATGGTGTGCGATTAATAAACGTAGCTATAGATTAA
- a CDS encoding aldose epimerase family protein produces MKILKTSFSCALFLLMSIATLSCKETKKEHDSDQKEIAVKAHLTIEKSKFGVMPDSTIIDQFTLKNTNGVTLNVITYGGRITSLKVPNKNGAFENVVLGFDNLEDYLKDNPFFGALIGRFGNRIAKGKFTLNGNEYTLATNDGPNHLHGGVDGFDRVVWTAEPIEDEEESSLKLTYLSKDGEEGYPGNLEVTVVYTLTKDNALEVSYKATTDKATVVNLTQHAYFNLTGDFTKDILDHEVVINADAYLPVDATLIPTGVIKNVEGTPFDFRKAKTIGKDITTQNEQLILGKGYDHCWVLNGEKDSMRQVASAYDKASGRLMEIYTDEPGIQFYTGNFLDGTLPMPEGGTYGHRTGFCLETQHFPDAPNQKNFPSVVLNPGETYTTKTTFKFIVK; encoded by the coding sequence ATGAAAATTTTAAAGACCAGTTTCTCTTGTGCTTTATTTTTATTAATGAGTATTGCAACGCTGAGTTGTAAAGAGACAAAAAAAGAACATGATAGTGACCAAAAAGAAATAGCAGTGAAAGCACATTTAACTATTGAAAAATCTAAATTTGGTGTGATGCCAGATAGTACAATTATAGATCAATTTACACTCAAAAACACTAATGGAGTTACATTGAATGTGATCACTTACGGAGGTAGAATTACTTCGTTAAAAGTGCCTAATAAAAATGGTGCCTTTGAAAATGTTGTTTTAGGTTTTGATAATTTAGAGGATTATTTAAAAGATAATCCTTTTTTTGGTGCGTTAATTGGTCGTTTTGGAAACCGTATTGCTAAAGGGAAATTTACTTTAAATGGAAATGAGTATACCTTAGCAACTAACGATGGGCCTAATCATTTACACGGTGGTGTTGATGGATTCGATCGTGTGGTTTGGACCGCAGAACCTATTGAAGATGAAGAGGAATCATCGTTAAAATTAACCTATTTAAGTAAAGATGGCGAAGAGGGGTATCCTGGAAACTTAGAGGTAACTGTGGTTTACACGCTTACTAAAGATAATGCTTTGGAGGTTTCTTATAAAGCTACGACCGATAAAGCTACCGTGGTAAATTTAACCCAGCATGCATATTTCAATTTAACAGGAGATTTTACCAAAGACATTTTAGATCATGAAGTGGTGATTAATGCTGATGCTTATTTGCCTGTTGATGCGACTTTAATCCCAACAGGAGTGATTAAAAATGTTGAAGGAACACCTTTCGATTTTAGAAAAGCTAAAACCATAGGAAAAGACATTACTACGCAAAATGAGCAATTAATCTTAGGAAAAGGTTACGACCATTGTTGGGTGCTAAATGGCGAAAAAGATAGCATGAGACAAGTGGCTTCAGCTTACGATAAAGCAAGTGGTCGCCTTATGGAAATTTATACTGATGAGCCTGGAATTCAATTTTATACGGGAAACTTTTTAGATGGCACCTTACCAATGCCTGAAGGAGGAACTTATGGACACAGAACAGGTTTTTGTTTAGAAACGCAACACTTTCCAGATGCGCCTAATCAAAAAAACTTTCCTTCGGTGGTTTTAAATCCTGGAGAAACTTATACAACAAAAACGACTTTTAAGTTTATTGTGAAATAA
- a CDS encoding family 43 glycosylhydrolase — MDTTRNNNPVVEQRADPFIYKHTDGYYYFTGSLPAYDAIELRRSKTLNGLQDAETFIIWEKHETGPMSKHVWAPEIHYLDGKWYIYFAASEVDDIWKLRPYVLECKGQDPLNDDWIELGQMQAADGDNKTFVDFSLDGTVFENAGKRYFCWAEKTGGQFAASNLYLAEMESPIKLKTAQFMLTTPDYDWERVDFWVNEGPAVIKNKGKIYITFSASATGACYCMGLMEADENADLLDRNSWSKSRYPVLQSDYNKNIYGAGHNSFTLAEDGTPICVYHARDYEKIEGDPLYDPNRHARIMEVTFDNTGKPIFQFY, encoded by the coding sequence ATGGATACTACTCGAAACAACAACCCTGTCGTTGAGCAACGTGCCGATCCGTTTATTTACAAACATACAGATGGGTATTACTATTTTACAGGATCGCTGCCTGCTTACGATGCTATAGAACTTAGAAGGTCTAAAACTTTAAATGGCTTGCAAGATGCCGAAACGTTTATAATTTGGGAAAAACATGAAACAGGACCCATGAGTAAGCATGTTTGGGCACCAGAAATACATTATTTGGATGGTAAATGGTACATTTATTTTGCTGCCAGTGAGGTCGATGATATCTGGAAATTACGTCCGTATGTTTTAGAATGTAAAGGTCAAGATCCTTTAAATGATGACTGGATAGAGCTAGGACAAATGCAAGCGGCAGATGGCGATAATAAAACCTTTGTCGATTTTTCTTTGGATGGTACTGTGTTTGAAAATGCGGGTAAACGCTATTTTTGCTGGGCAGAAAAGACCGGGGGGCAATTCGCTGCTTCAAATTTGTATTTAGCAGAAATGGAATCGCCTATTAAATTAAAAACAGCGCAATTCATGCTAACAACGCCAGATTACGATTGGGAGCGTGTTGATTTTTGGGTGAATGAAGGCCCTGCTGTTATAAAAAATAAAGGAAAGATTTATATAACCTTTTCGGCAAGTGCAACAGGAGCTTGCTATTGCATGGGCTTAATGGAAGCCGATGAAAATGCCGATTTATTGGACCGAAATTCTTGGTCAAAATCAAGATACCCTGTGCTTCAGTCCGACTATAATAAAAACATCTACGGTGCTGGACATAACAGTTTTACCCTAGCCGAGGATGGTACGCCAATTTGTGTTTACCACGCTAGAGATTATGAAAAAATAGAAGGAGACCCCTTATACGATCCCAATAGGCACGCTAGAATTATGGAAGTGACATTTGATAATACAGGAAAACCCATTTTTCAGTTTTATTGA
- a CDS encoding L-ribulose-5-phosphate 4-epimerase: MSSKYKLLKEECYEANMQLNALNLVVYTFGNVSAVDRENGVFAIKPSGVAYEVLKPEDIVIVDFDNNIIEGAMRPSSDTKTHAYLYKNWAEIGGIAHTHATYSVAWAQSQLDIPIFGTTHADHLTADIPCAPPMRDDLIEGNYEHNTGIQILECFKDKQLSYKEVEMILIGNHGPFAWGKNAAKAVYNSKVLEVVAEMAYLTRQINPNAPRLKDSLIKKHYERKHGANSYYGQ, encoded by the coding sequence ATGAGTTCTAAATATAAATTACTTAAGGAAGAATGCTACGAAGCGAATATGCAATTAAATGCTTTGAATTTAGTCGTGTATACTTTTGGAAACGTAAGTGCGGTTGATAGAGAAAATGGTGTTTTTGCTATTAAACCAAGTGGTGTTGCCTACGAGGTTTTAAAACCAGAGGATATCGTGATTGTCGATTTTGATAATAATATTATTGAAGGGGCAATGAGGCCTTCTTCAGATACCAAAACACACGCATATTTGTATAAAAATTGGGCAGAAATTGGAGGTATTGCGCATACACATGCGACCTATTCTGTGGCTTGGGCACAATCGCAATTAGACATTCCCATTTTTGGTACTACGCATGCCGATCATTTAACGGCCGATATTCCTTGTGCGCCACCCATGCGGGACGACCTTATTGAAGGGAATTACGAGCACAATACGGGCATTCAAATTTTAGAGTGTTTTAAAGATAAACAGCTTTCTTATAAAGAAGTAGAAATGATACTTATTGGTAATCATGGCCCTTTTGCTTGGGGAAAAAATGCAGCAAAGGCTGTTTATAATAGTAAAGTATTGGAGGTCGTTGCAGAAATGGCTTATTTAACAAGACAAATTAATCCCAATGCCCCAAGATTAAAAGATTCATTAATTAAAAAACATTATGAACGTAAGCACGGTGCAAACTCATATTACGGTCAGTAA